The following proteins are encoded in a genomic region of Magnolia sinica isolate HGM2019 chromosome 1, MsV1, whole genome shotgun sequence:
- the LOC131242853 gene encoding probable glutathione S-transferase yields MADEVILLDFWPSPFGLRARIALAEKGIEYEYKEENLAEKSALLLKSNPVHKKIPVLIHGEKSICESLIIVQYIDEAWKGKSPVLMPAEPYERANARFWADFVDKKIYECGSRIWKNKGEAQEAAKKEFIEYLKLLEGELGEKLYFGGERFGYVDVVFVPFACWFHTYEVHGNFSIEEECPKLIAWVKRCMEKESVSKTLPDPVKVHGFVGILKKKYGVE; encoded by the exons ATGGCGGACGAAGTAATCCTGTTGGATTTCTGGCCTAGCCCTTTTGGGTTGCGAGCCAGAATCGCCTTGGCCGAGAAAGGGATCGAGTACGAATACAAGGAAGAAAACCTCGCAGAAAAGAGCGCTCTCCTGCTGAAATCCAACCCCGTTCACAAGAAAATCCCTGTTTTGATCCATGGTGAAAAATCCATCTGCGAATCTCTCATCATCGTCCAATACATCGATGAGGCGTGGAAGGGGAAATCACCGGTGCTGATGCCTGCGGAACCTTATGAGCGCGCGAATGCAAGGTTTTGGGCAGATTTCGTCGACAAGAAG ATCTACGAATGCGGATCAAGGATATGGAAGAACAAAGGAGAAGCACAGGAAGCGGCGAAAAAGGAATTCATTGAGTACTTGAAGCTGTTGGAAGGGGAGCTTGGAGAGAAGCTGTATTTCGGGGGCGAGCGCTTTGGGTATGTCGACGTGGTCTTTGTCCCCTTCGCATGCTGGTTCCACACTTATGAGGTGCACGGGAACTTCAGCATTGAGGAAGAGTGCCCGAAGCTGATAGCATGGGTGAAGAGATGCATGGAGAAGGAGAGTGTCTCCAAGACACTCCCAGACCCAGTCAAGGTGCATGGGTTTGTAGGAATATTGAAGAAGAAATACGGAGTAGAGTAA